CCGTAGGATTTTGGGCCACCGGTGTGCTAGAGATGGCCTTTACCGTATCCATGCCTTCGCTGATTTTCCCGAAGATGGTATAGTTTGGCTGTGAGTTTAGCCCTTCTACTCCTTTTCCGTTTCCGATAAAGAATTGGCTGCCGTTCGTGTTTGCACCAGAATTGGCCATTGCCACAATGCCTTCTTCGTATTTGTGTGTGGAAGGCAGCTCATCCTCGAATCGGTAGCCAGGGCCGCCTGTACCGTTGCCAAGTGGATCACCTGTTTGAATCATGAAATCGCGTATAATCCGGTGAAAGATCACATTATCATAAAACTTTTCCTTGGCAAGAAAAACGAAGTTATTAACGGTCTTTGGCGCATCCTTGGCGAAGAGTTCAATCGAAAATGAGCCTTTATTCGTTTCCACATGGGCGATATACGTCTTATTTGGATCAATCTGCATCGCCGGGGGCTGATCCCACTGTTTGCCCTGCTTTTGCGTCTGTTCTTGAGTGGGCGCGCTTTGTTGTCCTTTATCCTGAGCAGGGGCGCAGGCGGTAGCTGCTAGCGAAGCCGTAAGCGCCATTGTAAGCAATATAAGAGATTTCTTTTTCATTCTGTTTTCCCTCTATCTTTCTATGAAGTCATAGAATTTATTTTTGCAGGTGCTGCGGCACGATCGGGCGCATGATCAACTGGTTCATAATCACATGCTCTGGTGCGGCGATCATCTGATAGGCCATATAAGCGACTTCTTCTGGACGCAGCGCATAGTCCTTCGGATCGCTTTGACCAAAGTGCGTTTGCACAGAGCCCGGGCAGATAACTGATACTTTCACATTGTGCGGTTTTAGTTCCTGTGTCAATACGTCGTTGAATGCCATCAGGCCGAATTTCGATGCGCAGTATCCGCCTCCGCCTGTGAAGGTCACTGTTCCTGCCACGCTGGATATGTTGACAATATGGCCGGCCTGCCGCTCAATCATATGTGGTACGGCATACTTTGTGCAGAGGAACACGCCTTTAAGGTTCACATTCATCATCTCATCCCACTGAGATTCCGACAGCTCATGAATGGGCGCAAAGTGACCTAGTCCGGCATTATTAATCAGCGCATCAAGTTTTCCCTCCGTATGTGCGATATGCTTGATCATCTCTTCAACTGCCTGCCGATCGGTCACATCACACGGCGTAGGGATAACGCGCCCTTCTAGGTTCGCTGCTTCTTGTGCGATGTCCTGCAGCAGCGACTCGCTTCGAGCAATTGCGTATACGGTGGCGCCTTTTTCAGCGAAAAGCAAGCTCATCGCTCGTCCGATTCCCTTGCTTGCACCTGTTACAAGTATGACCTTCGTATGTAAGGATTGTAGTTCCATTGTTTTTGCCTCCTTTTTTTTATTTTAACATATTTTTAAGGTTGCTAAATTTGCGGAAAAAGGCGATTATTTCACCAAAAGTATGTTAAAATGTTCGTGTTGAGTTCGAAAACTACGATAGAATATTGGATATCAGTCAGAGGAGTTGGAGGAGAGAAGATGTTTCGCACAATCTTATTTGATGTAGACGGAGTTTTATTAAGCGAGGAGCGGTATTTTGACGCTTCGGCACTGACCGTATGGGAGATGCTGTACAGCCAAAATTACGTTGGCTTATCAGGTGATACATTCGAGCCGGCACCGGCGGAGAATACGATTCGCCGCGTTCGTGCAGAAGTATTCCACGATGATGCTGTATTGAATTTTGTTAAAACAAGAGGAATTAACGCCAACTGGGATATGGTGTATCTGACATTCTCTTATCAGGTTGTTCGCCTGCTTGCGGCGCTTCATAAAACAAAGCCGGAAGAAGTGGAGCAGATTCTTACCTCACAAATCAACCGGGAAGCGATTGCCAAGATTCGTGAACTTGCGCAAGGAGCGGATTTTGCAGTCGATTATGCTGCATTCGTAGCCGATTTTGAAAAAAGCACGGCAGAGAAGCAAGCGCTGCTTCTGTATCTTAATGATATTGTGCGCGAGAAAACGGGCATTGAAACAGATATTTTCTCCCGGAACAGTGAATTGTGGGATCTGTGTCAGGAAACGTTCCAGGAGTGGTACTTAGGCGATAGCCTGGTGGCTGAATCAATTGGTCGTCCTGCGTATCAGCAAGGGAAGAAAGGGTTTCTAGATGATGAGATTCCGATTGTAGAGCCTGCCAAAATGGCGGAAGTATTGGCTGAGTTGAAAAAACGTGGCTATGTGCTTGGAATTGGAACCGGTCGCCCGCGTATTGAAACAGTAGAGCCGCTTAAAGCAATGGGCTTGCTTCAATACTTTGATCCGAACCGTGTTGTATCTGCAAGCGATGTGCTTGAAGCAGAGAAGCGATATCCAGATCGTGCGCCGCTTGCTAAGCCGCAGCCGTACTGCTATATCAAAGGGATGCTTGGCATGGATTCTCATGATGATGCTTGCTTTGGCTTGGCCCTTCCGATCGAGAATGGAGAAGAGATTCTGGTGGTGGGTGACTCGGTAGCCGACTACATGGCCGCCCGCAGCATCGGCTGCAAATTTGCCGCTACTCTGACAGGATTGACAGGTCAGGAAGCGCGTGCTAAGTTCGAAGAATTGAAAGCCGATTACATTCTTGATGATATGACAAACATTTTAGGGATTTTGTAAATCATAGTGCCGGTGTATGGGTCTGTAAAGACTTGTACACCGGTTTTTTACTCTTCAGAATAACGTTTTGTGCTGACCTGAATATTCTATAGGTAAAAGCACAGCCCAGCATGGTAAGCGGCTAGTGAACTTTTGAGGTGAGCAGATGGGAGATAATAATACCACACAGGACTTGGGACTTGTAGGAGCGTGGTTAACTGTTGTCGCTGATCTGATAACGGCACTGGCAGCAACACAAGCAGTTGTTCAACCGGAGCCAACCAGTGCCGCAAATGATGAGGTGCAGCAAAAGCTAGCGGATATGCAGAAGCAGATGGATGCACAGAAAAAACAACTGCAAAAACAATTGCAAAAGCAGCAGATTCAAATGCAATTATGGCAATTGCAGCACCAAGTACAACAAGTGGAGCAGCAGCTTCACCGAAAACGCGAATAAGTTTGGCATGAATGATTTGCAGAGGAGAACGACATGTCTTTTTTTGATGATGAAGCGGAGGTCATTATCCTGTGGATTATTGCCGTTATTTTTTTGATTTTTGCTATTGTCCAAACGACAAAGGTTGGAGAGGAACAAAACAAAAAGAAACAGGATGTATGTTCACCGCTTTCAACATTGCAGCAGTTGTTCACGCAAAATTGCAATCAAAAGCAAGAGGATGACGAGCAATTTTCACAAATTCAATCTCAACTGAAATCCTTGGAGGACAGTCTGGCTGCCATTAGCAAAGAAATCGCCCAAAACAAAAAATGAGAAACCTGAAATGTAGGCAGGATGCTATGTTTTGGGTTTCTTATTTCGTTGGCAGGTGCAAATTGGGTATACTATACATAATAGAAAAAATGATAGAAGGAGATATGGGATGAGCGTATATACATATGAAGCAAAAACGATTCAAGGCGAAGATAAGCAGCTTTCGGATTATACTGGCAGCATCCTATTGATCGTAAATACGGCAAGTAAGTGTGGATTTACGCCTCAATATAAGGATCTGCAAGCATTATATGATACATATCACGATCAGGGCTTTGTGGTGCTGGGCTTTCCAAGCAATCAATTTATGGGGCAAGAGCCGGGTACAGAGCAGGAAATCGAGCAGTTCTGTCAGGTTAATTATGGAGTTACCTTTCCGATGTTTGCAAAAATTGATGTGAAAGGCTCACATGCGCATCCACTATTCCAATACTTGACCAAAAGTGCTCCAGGCATTCTCTCTAAAGAGGTGAAGTGGAACTTTACAAAGTTTCTCGTAAACCGGCAGGGGGAAGTGGTAAAGAGGTATGCGCCGACGACCAATCCGAAAAGCATCGAGTCGGATATTGAGCGGCTGTTAGCTGAATCGTAAGCGGTAAAGCCGTATGTATAGGGAAGAGCGCCGGGCGTTGAAAATAGCCCGGCGCTTTTTTTGGGTGATGATTTGATACTACAGTTCGAGCTGTGTTACGCTCTTAATTTCGTTTAGCTCACCTAGCGTATCTAGCACATCCGGGCTGACTTCTTTATCAACAGTCAGCAGCATGATCGCCTGACCGCCCATATCTCGGCGTCCCACCTGCATCGTGCCGATGTTGACATCATTGTTGCCAAGCAGCGTACCTACGCGGCCGATGGCACCCGGACGGTCATTGTGGTGTACGAGGAGCAGATGCCCCTGCGGCACAAGGTCAATCGTATAGCCATCGATTTTGACAATGCGCGGGCCGTAGCCGTTGAGCAGTGTACCAGCAACGGTACGTTCTTCCTGGTTTGTTTTTAAGGTAACTGTAATTAGATTATTGAAGCCGCCGCCATATGTGGAGGTCTGCTCTGTTACGTGAATCTCACGGTTCTTGGCAAGAATCGGTGCATTAACATAATTAGCTGCCGCACCAAGATGGTAAGCCAGTATGCCTTTTAGCGTCGTACGGGTCAGCGCTGCTGTATCCATATCATTTAACTCTCCGGAATACGTAACGACCACTTCTTTTAAACCGCCTACCGCGATTTGGGCGATGAAGGAGCCGAGCTTTTCGTTGAGTTCGAAATACGGTTTTACTTTTTCCATCACATGCGCTGGAATGGACGGAAGGTTCACTGCATTTTTGAAAGGTTCGTCATGCAGAATGTGCAGAATCTCCTCGGATACGTCAATCGCTACATTTTCTTGTGCTTCTACGGTAGATGCACCAAGGTGAGGGGTTACGATCACCTGCGGTAATTTCAATAATGGATTGTCTAATGGTGGCTCCTGTTCGAATACGTCGAGCGCTGCACCGGCGACTTTTCCGCTTACAATGGCTTCATATAATGCTTTTTCATTAATAATACCGCCACGTGCACAGTTAACGACACGTACGCCGTCTTTCATCTTTTCGAACTCTTTTGTGTTGATGATATATTTTGTATCTTTTGTCAACGGAGTATGCACAGTGATGAAGTCTGCTTGTTTGACGACATCTTCAAGTGTGCCGAATTTTACACCGAGCTTATCGGCGCGTTCTTGTGTTAAGAACGGGTCATAAGCAACAACAGTCATATTGAATGCTTTGGCGCGTTTGGCTACTTCTGCCCCGATACGGCCTAAGCCGACAACACCAAGAACTTTATTGTTCAGCTCAACCCCTGTGAAGGATTTACGATCCCACTCACCATCCATAAGCTTCTTGTATGCTGGTGGAATGCGGCGAGCAAGTGCCATAATCATTGCAAAAGAGTGTTCAGCAGTAGAGATTGTATTTCCGTCAGGTGCGTTAATGACGACAACCCCGGCATTTGTGGCGGCTGTCAGATCGATGTTATCGACGCCGACACCAGCGCGTCCGATTGCTTTTAACTTTGTGCCTGCTTCAATGATCGCCGGTGTTACTTTTGTCTGGCTGCGTACGAGCAGCGCATCGTATTCTCCGATGATGTCAATTAATTCCGCTTCAGAGAGACCGGTTTTGCGGTCTACCTGTACATCGTCTGCATCGAGTAATTTTTGGATACCGAATTCACTTAATGGATCACTGACTAAAACTTTAAACATAAAATCTACACCTCCGCGGCGCATGGCGCCTTTTCCCCTAGAAAGTTATTTTTGGTAAATAAAAAAGCCTCTCGTGCTCACTGCAGTAAAATCTCTTGCAGTGAGGGACGAAAGGCTTGATTTCGCGGTACCACCCTCATTTGCTGCCATCTCGCAATAGCAGCCTCAATCGGTTCTTCACTAAAAGAACCGTAGCCCGTAACGGGGCTTCCGTGCAGACCTACTTCGTAAAGGTTCAGTCTACCAGCTCAGGAGCGCTCAAACGACAGGGGATTCACCGGTTCACAGCAACCACCGGCTCTCTGGAGAATCACGTCCGCAGTTTCTCTCCGTCTTCGCTGTTTTGGATATTGTTTGTTGTCTGATAATAATCTACCATATTAAAAAAGGTGAGTCAAGCGTTTTAGAGCTAAAAACTTAACATTTTTTTATATATAATTAATAATGTTCGTGTTTAGCTAAAATCTTTATTTTTATTCTATCAAGTTGACGTACGGATGTAAAGCTGTTTTATTGCTGAATATCGTTAAAAAATTATGAAAGTACATAACAGGATCACAAATACACTTCCTCAAAACGATACGAAATGATACGATGCACATAATAAAAGAAAAGCATAGTATATGCCAAATAGAGAGGATTGAAGGGGGCGAGGGAGTGGAGATTAGAAAACTACGCGGTCACCATTTATTGTGTATCCATGGTTTTCAAGGAATGGGATATAGTCCTGCCTTTATAGAGAAAATGCAGGAAATTGTTGAACAAGTCCGTGATCCTGACTGTGATATTTGGCTTGAAGTTACGATTGGTTTTGACGAGGCGTGCAGCGCGTGTCCGCATCAAGGAGCGACGAAGTGCGAAGCGTCCGTCGATTCGGATATACATGTGAAGCAGATGGATGCAAGGGTGATGCGCCACCTTGAACTAGAAGCAGATGCGACGTATCGCAAGGCGTGGTTGGTGCGGCGTACGGCCCGCATGGTAGCGCCTGATGATCTGGATACATTATGTGCCGGATGTTCTTGGCTTGAGCAAGGCGTATGCAAGGATGGAATCAATAAGCTGCGGGCGGCGCATAATGAAATGGTGGAGCAATAAGGGGTAGTAAAAAAACCTCCCGCATGCCGGGAGGTTTTCCGTATGTAGACGCATTATTTCGTTTCTGCGTAACGTTTGATGCATTCGTCGATAAGCTGTGCCGCTTTTTCAGGGCCTTCCCAGCCTTCGATTTTTGTTTCTTTGTTTTCAAGATCTTTATAGCGCTCGAAGAAGTGAGAGATTTCTTTTGTGATATGAGCCGGGATGTCTTCAAGAGAATGTACATCGTTCCAGCGCGGGTCATCAACCGGAACACCCAATAATTTTTCATCTTGCCCTTTATCATCTGCCATTACCAGCACGCCAATAATACGCGTGCTAATTACGCATCCAGGGAATGTAGGGAATGTTGTGAGCACGAGCGCATCAAGCGGATCGCCATCAAGCGCCAATGTGTCTTCAAGATAGCCGTATTCTGTAGGATAATGCATTGGGGAGAACAGGACGCGGTCTAGGCGAAATACGCCAGCGTCTTTGTCATATTCGTATTTGTTCTGGCTTCCAGCTGGAATTTCTACAAATACATCTACCACTTTGTTTTCAAAAGCCATGAAAAGGCCTCCTTTTTTATATGTACTAGGGTTGTCCACCATGGGATTCTGCTTCATTATAACAAGTTCCATTTCATAAGAAAAGAAGATCATGAAGGAGAGGAAAGGATGGAGACGAAGATAATAGTCGGATTCGCTGCAAGTCTGCTGGTTGCCTGGACCGCTTACAAGAAGCGCTCGCTTTCGGTGAGCGGGGCAGCAGCGGCAGTGCTGCTTGGTACGCTGATGTATGCGCTAGGTGATATTCGCTGGTACGGTCTGCTGCTGGCCTTTTTCATCTCATCGAGTCTGCTATCGCATCGCAAGAAGGAAGAGAAGCAGGCGGTAGAGGACTTGTTTGCAAAAACCGGTACACGCGATTGGCTTCAGGTAGCAGCCAATGGAGGGCTTGGGCTTGTAGCGGTCGTCGGCGCGTTTGTTACTTCGTACGATGAGATATGGTATACGTTCTATATTGGTATGATGGCGGCTGTGACCAGCGATACGTGGGCGACAGAGATCGGAGTACTCGCTAGATCGAAGCCGCGCTATATTTTTACAGGGCGCAGGGTAGAACCGGGGACTTCGGGCGGTATAAGCACGCTTGGACTGCTCGCTTCATTTGCTGGAGGCGTATTTATTGGGGGACTGGGTGCTCTCTTTGCCTGGTTTTCAGGAGAGGCTATGACGTTTAGTTATATTGTGGCGGGCGCACTCGGTGGTACGGTGGGCAGCCTTGCAGACAGTGCGCTTGGTGCGGGGTGGCAGCAAATGTATCGCTGTCGTGTGTGTGCAAAAGAGACGGAGAAGACCATGCATTGCGGTGCTTCAGCGATCGTGGTTAAAGGATACGCATGGTGTACGAATGATGTGGTGAATATGACGGCTTCGCTGGTTGGAGGAGCGGTGGCCACGCTTGTATGGTGGTGGATATAGCGGCAAAAAAAGGAGCGGGGATGTCCGCTCCTTTATGTTTTCATATGTTTGGTTTGTGTTTTTTTCATTTGTTCGCGTTCTTCTGGCGATAAAATTCCCATTAGATATAAAAGCTCTGTCACTTTTTCAATGCGCCCGGTATTCCTTGGCTTCTTCATGCATATGCCCCCCGGCTAATAGGATTGTTAATTTTATTATACTCAATAAAGTTTACTCAGTGCAACATTAATATTTGTAATATTGCCTATTTTGTAGTTGAGAACTTCCTGCCAACAATACGGTGAAGCTTGATTGCATCCGTTGGTTTTATTATAAGAATAAAAGCTATGACTGACAGAAAAAGGGGCTAACTCATACGGAATGGGAAGCCCCTAGATAGTGTCCTGCTCAGTGCGTATACTACGTACCTTCTTTATTACATGAATTTTTTGCGTAAATACCACCACATCCACCATGATAGGATCGTCAAAAGCAAAAAGACGACCAGTGTAGTGTAAGGTGAATCCTGAAAGGGCAGCGGCACATTCATACCGAAGAATCCGGTAACGAACGTAAGCGGCAGCATAATTGTCGAGATCATTGTCAGGATGTTGAGATTCTCCGTCGTTTTGGCGCTGACGATGGAGTAATACGTATCAAGGGCGCTGTTTACCAGGTCCTTAAATGTTTCGGTTGAATCGGCAATTCGCTCAAGGTGATCTTTTAAGTCGATGTAGAAAGGAACATTATCCTCCTGGATCGGGAACTGCCACTGGCCATTCATTGTGGCAAATACTCGCTTCTGGGGCAGAATAACCCGCCGGATAAGGATCAGTGTTCGTTTCAATGCGAGAAACTCTTCCGTAACAAGCTCCATGTTGTGTTCATACATCTCATCTTCGATTTCATCGATCCGGATGCTGATCCGATCAAGAATCGGAAAGTATTCATCCGTTATGCCATCAATAATTGAGTAGAGAAGATAATCCGCACCTTTATTCATATACTCTTTGCTTCGCAGACTCGCGGCGGCGATACGTCCGATGGATGGCATAGGGCGTTTATGAATGGTAACAATGTAATTCGGTCCCATGAATACATTCAGCTCAAGCGTCGTAATCTCATTGTCGCTCTCTTCGTGGTAACGCAGTGCATGAAAGACAAAGAAGTGATAGTCTTCATAGTTGTCCACTTTAGCCCGCGGACTATGCTGCAGGCAATCTTCAATGGCCAGCGGGTGAAAATTAAATAGCTTAGCTACATAATGCAGTTCCTGATTGCTTGTATTAAATAAATCAATCCAAAGTAAATCTTCACTGGAGTGCAGAAATTCGTCGATTTTATTCAGATCTACATCGTGGATCATTTCTTGGCTGGAGTGGTTATAAAAATACGTCTTAATCATAGCAATCCCTCCTTCACCTTTTCCCGTTGCAACACGTTTCGTCCTTGAATTTCACAGAAAAAGCCTCTCCTGTAAGCATGGTATCCAGGAGAGGCTTTGGTTTTCTGATTGTAAACACAAAGAAGGAACGCATACGAAAGACCCGTACGTTCCGGTTGATTCTCCGGGTTGAGCTTTGGCACAGAACAACGTAGAGTCTAATCGCTCAGCCACGTTAAGTAAAGCCTTAATCCGGCAATACCTGTTCTACCCATTGGCGTCTCTCGACGTTTCCGGGCAGTGGCCTGTGTTTGAACTGGAGCCTCGCCTAACGAGAATGGTTATGAACTTTTTTGACATACTTAGGATATAAACAAATGCGCAGGTTGTCAATTGTCTTTTCTGATATTCCTTCACATAGTTTGACGGTAGGGCATGCAGGGGTAGAAGAAGTAATAAAAGAATACCCGATACATAGAAGTAAAGCTGGAGGAAAGCCATGGAGAAGCCACACGTACAGGAAAAGATATTGGATGCAGCCCTTTGCCAATTTCTCTTTCCATTTTCACTGCAGAAGGGTTGTAGAGATTCACTACAGAAAG
This window of the Aneurinibacillus sp. REN35 genome carries:
- a CDS encoding SDR family oxidoreductase codes for the protein MELQSLHTKVILVTGASKGIGRAMSLLFAEKGATVYAIARSESLLQDIAQEAANLEGRVIPTPCDVTDRQAVEEMIKHIAHTEGKLDALINNAGLGHFAPIHELSESQWDEMMNVNLKGVFLCTKYAVPHMIERQAGHIVNISSVAGTVTFTGGGGYCASKFGLMAFNDVLTQELKPHNVKVSVICPGSVQTHFGQSDPKDYALRPEEVAYMAYQMIAAPEHVIMNQLIMRPIVPQHLQK
- a CDS encoding DUF1284 domain-containing protein, which produces MEIRKLRGHHLLCIHGFQGMGYSPAFIEKMQEIVEQVRDPDCDIWLEVTIGFDEACSACPHQGATKCEASVDSDIHVKQMDARVMRHLELEADATYRKAWLVRRTARMVAPDDLDTLCAGCSWLEQGVCKDGINKLRAAHNEMVEQ
- a CDS encoding peptidylprolyl isomerase, whose amino-acid sequence is MKKKSLILLTMALTASLAATACAPAQDKGQQSAPTQEQTQKQGKQWDQPPAMQIDPNKTYIAHVETNKGSFSIELFAKDAPKTVNNFVFLAKEKFYDNVIFHRIIRDFMIQTGDPLGNGTGGPGYRFEDELPSTHKYEEGIVAMANSGANTNGSQFFIGNGKGVEGLNSQPNYTIFGKISEGMDTVKAISSTPVAQNPTGEFSSPVEKVFIKTVTIEEK
- a CDS encoding magnesium transporter CorA family protein, giving the protein MIKTYFYNHSSQEMIHDVDLNKIDEFLHSSEDLLWIDLFNTSNQELHYVAKLFNFHPLAIEDCLQHSPRAKVDNYEDYHFFVFHALRYHEESDNEITTLELNVFMGPNYIVTIHKRPMPSIGRIAAASLRSKEYMNKGADYLLYSIIDGITDEYFPILDRISIRIDEIEDEMYEHNMELVTEEFLALKRTLILIRRVILPQKRVFATMNGQWQFPIQEDNVPFYIDLKDHLERIADSTETFKDLVNSALDTYYSIVSAKTTENLNILTMISTIMLPLTFVTGFFGMNVPLPFQDSPYTTLVVFLLLTILSWWMWWYLRKKFM
- a CDS encoding glutathione peroxidase, with product MSVYTYEAKTIQGEDKQLSDYTGSILLIVNTASKCGFTPQYKDLQALYDTYHDQGFVVLGFPSNQFMGQEPGTEQEIEQFCQVNYGVTFPMFAKIDVKGSHAHPLFQYLTKSAPGILSKEVKWNFTKFLVNRQGEVVKRYAPTTNPKSIESDIERLLAES
- a CDS encoding HAD family hydrolase; translated protein: MFRTILFDVDGVLLSEERYFDASALTVWEMLYSQNYVGLSGDTFEPAPAENTIRRVRAEVFHDDAVLNFVKTRGINANWDMVYLTFSYQVVRLLAALHKTKPEEVEQILTSQINREAIAKIRELAQGADFAVDYAAFVADFEKSTAEKQALLLYLNDIVREKTGIETDIFSRNSELWDLCQETFQEWYLGDSLVAESIGRPAYQQGKKGFLDDEIPIVEPAKMAEVLAELKKRGYVLGIGTGRPRIETVEPLKAMGLLQYFDPNRVVSASDVLEAEKRYPDRAPLAKPQPYCYIKGMLGMDSHDDACFGLALPIENGEEILVVGDSVADYMAARSIGCKFAATLTGLTGQEARAKFEELKADYILDDMTNILGIL
- a CDS encoding inorganic diphosphatase — encoded protein: MAFENKVVDVFVEIPAGSQNKYEYDKDAGVFRLDRVLFSPMHYPTEYGYLEDTLALDGDPLDALVLTTFPTFPGCVISTRIIGVLVMADDKGQDEKLLGVPVDDPRWNDVHSLEDIPAHITKEISHFFERYKDLENKETKIEGWEGPEKAAQLIDECIKRYAETK
- the serA gene encoding phosphoglycerate dehydrogenase, encoding MFKVLVSDPLSEFGIQKLLDADDVQVDRKTGLSEAELIDIIGEYDALLVRSQTKVTPAIIEAGTKLKAIGRAGVGVDNIDLTAATNAGVVVINAPDGNTISTAEHSFAMIMALARRIPPAYKKLMDGEWDRKSFTGVELNNKVLGVVGLGRIGAEVAKRAKAFNMTVVAYDPFLTQERADKLGVKFGTLEDVVKQADFITVHTPLTKDTKYIINTKEFEKMKDGVRVVNCARGGIINEKALYEAIVSGKVAGAALDVFEQEPPLDNPLLKLPQVIVTPHLGASTVEAQENVAIDVSEEILHILHDEPFKNAVNLPSIPAHVMEKVKPYFELNEKLGSFIAQIAVGGLKEVVVTYSGELNDMDTAALTRTTLKGILAYHLGAAANYVNAPILAKNREIHVTEQTSTYGGGFNNLITVTLKTNQEERTVAGTLLNGYGPRIVKIDGYTIDLVPQGHLLLVHHNDRPGAIGRVGTLLGNNDVNIGTMQVGRRDMGGQAIMLLTVDKEVSPDVLDTLGELNEIKSVTQLEL
- a CDS encoding DUF92 domain-containing protein, with protein sequence METKIIVGFAASLLVAWTAYKKRSLSVSGAAAAVLLGTLMYALGDIRWYGLLLAFFISSSLLSHRKKEEKQAVEDLFAKTGTRDWLQVAANGGLGLVAVVGAFVTSYDEIWYTFYIGMMAAVTSDTWATEIGVLARSKPRYIFTGRRVEPGTSGGISTLGLLASFAGGVFIGGLGALFAWFSGEAMTFSYIVAGALGGTVGSLADSALGAGWQQMYRCRVCAKETEKTMHCGASAIVVKGYAWCTNDVVNMTASLVGGAVATLVWWWI